Proteins from one Poecile atricapillus isolate bPoeAtr1 chromosome 6, bPoeAtr1.hap1, whole genome shotgun sequence genomic window:
- the MMRN2 gene encoding multimerin-2 isoform X2: protein MLVKLLLVCSTVGLAKLVEHADHHGYRDGSVHSLKPRVHETSAHPQRALPRQEGYWEAEGLREDTQDYPSSVISSHQEERGDFEAESPQPRNGNWCSFTQSRLVTYIEACMKEKYIVNSQQPCPNGAPDCQKIMYRTALKPVYQVKQKALKSLQWKCCPGFTGKDCEQRDPNFILLPGTETEGREEFSNHNHQERLLQQVLFPHVENFLRRHFNPMWASFNRSLQNLSNIVRNLSHDVEANRKSIERFQESTVPKKEFQELGMKFESKVQENIVKVDQAKRDIENQVHIQQANIHYNLSMIKADTDTKLKKLHKIQHSHFLALNNSIANMKQEQNLLENKLEALKKNLTELSSHHGPKDESSQLTIKQMNDILSGHAKQLKELYMESDVAFQNIAVLERWFKELKKNISKYRPEDITISLAEKSVIMEENNAAMERQISDLNYTLSNLQENYSDLLRYMEECNCQRLSSDTDVLKEDLRNSTYSLEDTQSKDMKHLELVFRDFFKSEIEELSSAIPSIHLSLNLRQEENRQLQSQVTAFSEDIGLLKKKDEEIHRHIKYLNSSFSSLLKDAMRHEEALEALLRHEFLDVFFEDDFSSLIPSVFQLQESLRYFSDKLQEQNVTLESLARRFHPLQRGHQNHHDAHMPPKHPKEETQTSSTLHEVSSQRSIIEHMEPNYEAAKDDSLDSSAYNDIMTLKNDIKHLSLAIKRHESRGDTSLCSNHTIANAIEPLNASVETLSADLETIKRNLEEHLLTFKKLFGTTEELVDSNISLDVTKIQSMLNKKGRRQQKGQDKQRDKKRPEKHRGNTQTIGGRNTAQTELVEKDSLVAFHVGFSERKDKEKTVRFNETYLNYGNSYFSEHGHFKAPHKGVYLFIISVEFSTGPALGQLSFSRGYKRTLSSSQRKSPHGNTMTTFAVAEMEKGETVCFELLHGSVVKRSPPGTTLGGFLISKT from the exons GAACTGGTGTTCCTTCACGCAGTCCCGGCTGGTCACATACATAGAAGCCTGCATGAAGGAGAAGTACATTGTCaactcccagcagccctgcccaaACGGAGCCCCAGACTGCCAGAAGATCAT GTACAGGACAGCTCTGAAGCCAGTCTACCAAGTGAAACAGAAGGCTTTGAAGTCTTTGCAGTGGAAATGCTGCCCTGGATTTACTGGCAAGGACTGTGAACAACGTG ATCCTAATTTTATTCTGCTGCCCGGAACTGAAACTGAAGGACGAGAAGAGTTCTCAAACCACA ATCATCAAGAAAGGCTTCTGCAGCAAGTTTTGTTTCCTCATGTGGAGAATTTTCTTAGGAGACATTTTAACCCAATGTGGGCAAGCTTCAACAGAAGCTTACAGAACCTCTCCAACATAGTAAGAAACCTGTCCCATGATGTGGAAGCCAACAGGAAAAGCATAGAAAGGTTCCAAGAGAGCACTGTGCCCAAGAAGGaattccaggagctgggaatgaaaTTTGAATCAAAAGTCCAAGAAAACATCGTGAAAGTTGATCAGGCGAAAAGAGATATAGAGAACCAAGTGCACATACAGCAGGCTAATATTCACTATAATCTCAGCATGATCAAGGCAGATACTGACACGAAACTCAAGAAGCTTCATAAGATACAGCATTCCCATTTCTTAGCTTTGAACAACAGCATAGCAAACATGAAACAAGAGCAAAACcttcttgaaaataaattggaggctttgaaaaaaaatttaacagaaCTCTCTTCTCATCATGGTCCCAAAGACGAAAGCAGCCAATTAACCATCAAACAAATGAATGACATTCTGTCAGGGCATGCAAAGCAGCTTAAAGAACTTTACATGGAGTCAGATGTGGCCTTTCAGAATATTGCAGTTTTAGAGAGGTGGTTTAAGgagttaaagaaaaacatctccAAATATAGGCCAGAAGATATTACAATAAGTTTGGCTGAGAAATCAGTTATTATGGAAGAAAACAATGCAGCAATGGAAAGGCAGATATCAGACCTCAACTACACTCTCTCAAACCTTCAGGAAAACTATTCAGATCTGCTGCGGTACATGGAGGAATGCAATTGCCAGAGATTATCTTCTGACACTGATGTACTGAAGGAAGATCTCAGGAATAGCACTTATTCCCTTGAAGATACCCAGTCAAAGGATATGAAGCACTTGGAGTTAGTTTTCAGAGATTTCTTCAAGAGTGAAATTGAAGAGCTCTCCTCAGCTATTCCATCCATCCACCTATCTCTTAACCTCCGTCAAGAAGAGAACAGACAGCTTCAGTCACAGGTTACTGCTTTTTCAGAAGACATAGGCTTGCTGaagaagaaagatgaagaaattcatCGACACATCAAGTACCTCAACAGTTCTTTTAGCTCTCTTTTGAAAGACGCAATGCGGCATGAAGAAGCACTGGAGGCTTTACTGAGACACGAATTTCTGGATGTCTTTTTTGAAGATGACTTTAGTAGCCTAATACCATCAGTATTTCAGCTTCAAGAATCTCTCAGATACTTCTCAGATAAACTGCAAGAACAAAATGTGACTTTAGAATCTCTTGCAAGGAGATTTCACCCCTTGCAGAGAGGCCACCAGAATCATCATGATGCTCACATGCCTCCTAAGCACCCCAAGGAAGAAACACAAACCTCCTCTACTCTACATGAAGTCAGCAGCCAACGCAGCATCATAGAACACATGGAACCTAACTATGAGGCTGCCAAAGATGATTCCTTGGACAGCTCAGCTTATAATGATATCATGACTCTGAAGAATGATATCAAACATCTGAGCTTGGCAATCAAGAGGCATGAATCCAGAGGTGACACGAGTCTCTGCAGCAACCATACAATAGCAAATGCGATTGAGCCACTCAACGCTTCTGTAGAAACTCTCTCTGCAGATTTAGAAACCATCAAACGGAATCTGGAGGAACATCTGCTGACTTTTAAAAAGCTATTTGGAACTACTGAAGAATTAGTTGACTCAAATATAAGTCTGGATGTTACAAAGATTCAGTCAATGCTGAACAAAAAAGGGAGAAGGCAACAGAAAGGTCAAGACAAGCAAAGAGACAAGAAGAGGCCTGAGAAGCACAGAGGAAATACACAAACCATAGGTGGAagaaacacagcacagacagaacTTGTGGAAAAAG acTCATTGGTGGCATTCCATGTGGGATTCTCAGAAAGAAAGGATAAAGAAAAAACCGTGAGGTTTAATGAAACATACCTCAATTATGGAAACAGCTATTTCTCTGAACACGGCCACTTTAAAGCACCACACAAAGGTGTCTACCTGTTCATCATCTCTGTGGAGTTCAGcacaggaccagcactgggacaACTCTCCTTCAGCCGTGGGTACAAAAGAACTCTCTCAAGCAGTCAGAGGAAAAGCCCACATGGAAACACTATGACTACTTTTGCTGTGGCAGAAATGGAGAAGGGGGAGACAGTGTGCTTTGAATTGCTGCACGGCTCTGTAGTGAAACGAAGCCCACCTGGGACAACTCTGGGTGGATTCCTAATATCTAAAACTTGA
- the MMRN2 gene encoding multimerin-2 isoform X1 encodes MLVKLLLVCSTVGLAKLVEHADHHGYRDGSVHSLKPRVHETSAHPQRALPRQEGYWEAEGLREDTQDYPSSVISSHQEERGDFEAESPQPRNGNWCSFTQSRLVTYIEACMKEKYIVNSQQPCPNGAPDCQKIMYRTALKPVYQVKQKALKSLQWKCCPGFTGKDCEQRDPNFILLPGTETEGREEFSNHMSTSVDSREMFEVIQNHEALLDDLQSDIHQAASTLGDLQRLFENNGTSMVLEVNQSNSDHQERLLQQVLFPHVENFLRRHFNPMWASFNRSLQNLSNIVRNLSHDVEANRKSIERFQESTVPKKEFQELGMKFESKVQENIVKVDQAKRDIENQVHIQQANIHYNLSMIKADTDTKLKKLHKIQHSHFLALNNSIANMKQEQNLLENKLEALKKNLTELSSHHGPKDESSQLTIKQMNDILSGHAKQLKELYMESDVAFQNIAVLERWFKELKKNISKYRPEDITISLAEKSVIMEENNAAMERQISDLNYTLSNLQENYSDLLRYMEECNCQRLSSDTDVLKEDLRNSTYSLEDTQSKDMKHLELVFRDFFKSEIEELSSAIPSIHLSLNLRQEENRQLQSQVTAFSEDIGLLKKKDEEIHRHIKYLNSSFSSLLKDAMRHEEALEALLRHEFLDVFFEDDFSSLIPSVFQLQESLRYFSDKLQEQNVTLESLARRFHPLQRGHQNHHDAHMPPKHPKEETQTSSTLHEVSSQRSIIEHMEPNYEAAKDDSLDSSAYNDIMTLKNDIKHLSLAIKRHESRGDTSLCSNHTIANAIEPLNASVETLSADLETIKRNLEEHLLTFKKLFGTTEELVDSNISLDVTKIQSMLNKKGRRQQKGQDKQRDKKRPEKHRGNTQTIGGRNTAQTELVEKDSLVAFHVGFSERKDKEKTVRFNETYLNYGNSYFSEHGHFKAPHKGVYLFIISVEFSTGPALGQLSFSRGYKRTLSSSQRKSPHGNTMTTFAVAEMEKGETVCFELLHGSVVKRSPPGTTLGGFLISKT; translated from the exons GAACTGGTGTTCCTTCACGCAGTCCCGGCTGGTCACATACATAGAAGCCTGCATGAAGGAGAAGTACATTGTCaactcccagcagccctgcccaaACGGAGCCCCAGACTGCCAGAAGATCAT GTACAGGACAGCTCTGAAGCCAGTCTACCAAGTGAAACAGAAGGCTTTGAAGTCTTTGCAGTGGAAATGCTGCCCTGGATTTACTGGCAAGGACTGTGAACAACGTG ATCCTAATTTTATTCTGCTGCCCGGAACTGAAACTGAAGGACGAGAAGAGTTCTCAAACCACA TGTCAACATCAGTGGATTCAAGAGAAATGTTCGAAGTCATTCAAAATCATGAGGCTTTACTGGATGATCTTCAAAGTGATATTCATCAAGCAGCCAGCACCTTAGGTGACTTACAGAGACTATTTGAAAACAACGGTACAAGCATGGTGTTAGAAGTGAACCAGAGCAATTCAG ATCATCAAGAAAGGCTTCTGCAGCAAGTTTTGTTTCCTCATGTGGAGAATTTTCTTAGGAGACATTTTAACCCAATGTGGGCAAGCTTCAACAGAAGCTTACAGAACCTCTCCAACATAGTAAGAAACCTGTCCCATGATGTGGAAGCCAACAGGAAAAGCATAGAAAGGTTCCAAGAGAGCACTGTGCCCAAGAAGGaattccaggagctgggaatgaaaTTTGAATCAAAAGTCCAAGAAAACATCGTGAAAGTTGATCAGGCGAAAAGAGATATAGAGAACCAAGTGCACATACAGCAGGCTAATATTCACTATAATCTCAGCATGATCAAGGCAGATACTGACACGAAACTCAAGAAGCTTCATAAGATACAGCATTCCCATTTCTTAGCTTTGAACAACAGCATAGCAAACATGAAACAAGAGCAAAACcttcttgaaaataaattggaggctttgaaaaaaaatttaacagaaCTCTCTTCTCATCATGGTCCCAAAGACGAAAGCAGCCAATTAACCATCAAACAAATGAATGACATTCTGTCAGGGCATGCAAAGCAGCTTAAAGAACTTTACATGGAGTCAGATGTGGCCTTTCAGAATATTGCAGTTTTAGAGAGGTGGTTTAAGgagttaaagaaaaacatctccAAATATAGGCCAGAAGATATTACAATAAGTTTGGCTGAGAAATCAGTTATTATGGAAGAAAACAATGCAGCAATGGAAAGGCAGATATCAGACCTCAACTACACTCTCTCAAACCTTCAGGAAAACTATTCAGATCTGCTGCGGTACATGGAGGAATGCAATTGCCAGAGATTATCTTCTGACACTGATGTACTGAAGGAAGATCTCAGGAATAGCACTTATTCCCTTGAAGATACCCAGTCAAAGGATATGAAGCACTTGGAGTTAGTTTTCAGAGATTTCTTCAAGAGTGAAATTGAAGAGCTCTCCTCAGCTATTCCATCCATCCACCTATCTCTTAACCTCCGTCAAGAAGAGAACAGACAGCTTCAGTCACAGGTTACTGCTTTTTCAGAAGACATAGGCTTGCTGaagaagaaagatgaagaaattcatCGACACATCAAGTACCTCAACAGTTCTTTTAGCTCTCTTTTGAAAGACGCAATGCGGCATGAAGAAGCACTGGAGGCTTTACTGAGACACGAATTTCTGGATGTCTTTTTTGAAGATGACTTTAGTAGCCTAATACCATCAGTATTTCAGCTTCAAGAATCTCTCAGATACTTCTCAGATAAACTGCAAGAACAAAATGTGACTTTAGAATCTCTTGCAAGGAGATTTCACCCCTTGCAGAGAGGCCACCAGAATCATCATGATGCTCACATGCCTCCTAAGCACCCCAAGGAAGAAACACAAACCTCCTCTACTCTACATGAAGTCAGCAGCCAACGCAGCATCATAGAACACATGGAACCTAACTATGAGGCTGCCAAAGATGATTCCTTGGACAGCTCAGCTTATAATGATATCATGACTCTGAAGAATGATATCAAACATCTGAGCTTGGCAATCAAGAGGCATGAATCCAGAGGTGACACGAGTCTCTGCAGCAACCATACAATAGCAAATGCGATTGAGCCACTCAACGCTTCTGTAGAAACTCTCTCTGCAGATTTAGAAACCATCAAACGGAATCTGGAGGAACATCTGCTGACTTTTAAAAAGCTATTTGGAACTACTGAAGAATTAGTTGACTCAAATATAAGTCTGGATGTTACAAAGATTCAGTCAATGCTGAACAAAAAAGGGAGAAGGCAACAGAAAGGTCAAGACAAGCAAAGAGACAAGAAGAGGCCTGAGAAGCACAGAGGAAATACACAAACCATAGGTGGAagaaacacagcacagacagaacTTGTGGAAAAAG acTCATTGGTGGCATTCCATGTGGGATTCTCAGAAAGAAAGGATAAAGAAAAAACCGTGAGGTTTAATGAAACATACCTCAATTATGGAAACAGCTATTTCTCTGAACACGGCCACTTTAAAGCACCACACAAAGGTGTCTACCTGTTCATCATCTCTGTGGAGTTCAGcacaggaccagcactgggacaACTCTCCTTCAGCCGTGGGTACAAAAGAACTCTCTCAAGCAGTCAGAGGAAAAGCCCACATGGAAACACTATGACTACTTTTGCTGTGGCAGAAATGGAGAAGGGGGAGACAGTGTGCTTTGAATTGCTGCACGGCTCTGTAGTGAAACGAAGCCCACCTGGGACAACTCTGGGTGGATTCCTAATATCTAAAACTTGA